One Oscillospiraceae bacterium genomic region harbors:
- a CDS encoding histidine phosphatase family protein — MKYYKLHLIRHGLTEGNLKGLYIGSGSDLPLCAEGRAQLKTLKKDFDYPQVPLVFTSPMLRATQTAEILFPGVRQIELHDLREMAFGKFEGKPLQQLVKDPEFAQWMDPTSRTVPQGAEDRQMFFNRTSAMLMKMFEYMLKTHTEEAACVTHGGVIMNMLSQHALPFRKPEEWMTDPGAGYSVRLDAEMWMRDHLAEAYDVVPHGYLDAFEQQEEQG; from the coding sequence TTGAAATATTACAAACTGCATTTAATCCGGCACGGCCTGACGGAGGGAAACCTGAAAGGCCTGTATATTGGCAGCGGCAGCGACCTGCCCCTGTGTGCGGAGGGCCGCGCCCAGCTGAAAACGCTGAAAAAGGATTTTGACTACCCGCAGGTGCCGCTGGTGTTTACCAGCCCGATGCTGCGCGCCACCCAGACGGCGGAGATCTTATTCCCCGGTGTGCGGCAGATCGAGCTGCACGATTTGCGGGAGATGGCCTTTGGCAAGTTTGAGGGCAAGCCCCTGCAGCAGTTGGTGAAGGACCCGGAGTTCGCCCAGTGGATGGACCCGACCAGCCGCACGGTGCCCCAGGGTGCCGAGGACCGGCAGATGTTCTTTAACCGCACCTCGGCCATGCTGATGAAGATGTTCGAGTACATGCTCAAGACCCACACCGAGGAGGCCGCCTGCGTGACCCACGGCGGTGTCATCATGAACATGCTGTCTCAGCACGCCCTGCCCTTCCGCAAGCCGGAGGAGTGGATGACCGACCCGGGCGCAGGTTACAGTGTGCGTCTGGACGCCGAAATGTGGATGCGCGACCACCTCGCTGAAGCCTACGACGTCGTCCCCCACGGCTATCTGGATGCGTTTGAGCAGCAAGAAGAGCAGGGCTAA
- a CDS encoding DUF3048 domain-containing protein, with the protein MRKFQALSLSAALLASLLLGGCANNAASSDAASSDSAASEPEATPEPTPAPPAANPLTGAADADYTGKRPVAVTLRNMTGSTPQWGIASADVLVEGVTEGTTASLMALYANPDSIAKAGPVGPARDLLLQVALPLNAVPVHIDKNIYASNLLNTLAYQDLDGYHIGKTAFAFDQDRQNAGYAEENCWYTTAELINSGLASYGVSLNGDNTPLFQFGERPAVDPADRSGMNLTITFSPDDTDCLNYDTGTGLYALSNGDGSPVQDADNGQQVGFTNVFVFYASSGIKDDGYTRQYDMTAGTGLYLHGGAWERINWTKEDATGPFAITNEAGETLVVSPGKSFIAIWGGYYGQSISLTAADGSAQTLPDKPALLESGISDEAAAAAEADYNAAQEAASAETELARAQAELPDAQAALEEAQAALDADPENQDLITARDNAQANVDALNAILAAGEQQDGQAE; encoded by the coding sequence ATGAGAAAATTCCAGGCACTCAGCCTGTCTGCTGCCCTGCTGGCATCGCTGCTGCTGGGCGGCTGTGCCAATAATGCTGCATCTTCCGACGCTGCATCGTCGGATTCGGCTGCTTCCGAACCGGAAGCTACCCCGGAGCCGACCCCCGCGCCCCCGGCGGCCAACCCGCTTACCGGTGCGGCCGACGCTGACTATACCGGCAAGCGTCCGGTGGCCGTCACCCTGCGCAACATGACCGGCAGCACCCCGCAGTGGGGCATTGCCTCTGCCGACGTGCTGGTGGAGGGCGTGACCGAGGGCACCACAGCCAGCCTGATGGCGCTGTACGCCAACCCGGACAGCATCGCCAAAGCAGGCCCCGTCGGCCCGGCCCGCGACCTGCTGCTGCAGGTGGCCCTGCCCCTCAACGCCGTGCCGGTGCACATCGATAAAAACATCTACGCCAGCAACCTGCTCAACACCCTGGCCTACCAGGACCTGGACGGCTACCACATCGGCAAGACGGCCTTCGCCTTTGACCAGGACCGCCAGAACGCTGGCTACGCCGAGGAAAACTGCTGGTACACCACCGCCGAGCTCATCAACAGCGGCCTGGCCAGCTACGGTGTTTCGCTGAACGGCGATAACACGCCGCTTTTCCAGTTTGGCGAGCGCCCGGCGGTGGATCCTGCCGACCGCAGCGGCATGAACCTGACCATCACTTTCTCGCCGGACGACACCGATTGCCTGAACTATGACACCGGCACGGGCCTGTACGCGCTCTCCAACGGCGACGGCAGCCCGGTGCAGGATGCCGACAACGGCCAGCAGGTGGGATTCACCAACGTGTTCGTGTTCTATGCCTCCAGCGGCATTAAGGACGACGGCTATACCCGCCAGTACGATATGACCGCAGGCACCGGCCTGTACCTCCACGGCGGCGCGTGGGAGCGCATCAACTGGACCAAGGAGGATGCCACCGGCCCCTTTGCCATCACCAACGAGGCGGGCGAGACCCTGGTGGTCAGCCCGGGCAAGAGCTTCATCGCCATCTGGGGCGGCTACTACGGCCAGAGCATCTCCCTGACCGCCGCCGATGGCTCCGCCCAGACCCTGCCGGACAAACCGGCCCTGCTGGAAAGCGGCATCTCGGATGAAGCCGCTGCCGCCGCCGAGGCTGACTACAACGCCGCCCAGGAAGCCGCCAGCGCTGAAACCGAACTGGCCCGCGCCCAGGCAGAACTGCCGGACGCCCAGGCTGCCCTGGAAGAAGCCCAGGCCGCCCTGGATGCCGACCCGGAAAACCAGGACCTCATCACCGCCCGCGACAACGCCCAGGCCAACGTCGACGCCCTCAACGCCATTCTGGCGGCGGGTGAACAACAGGATGGACAGGCTGAATAA
- a CDS encoding DUF3048 domain-containing protein: MKRKLLVLTALLSLCVLLAACKKSDDTISTPASTATSSAGPEATPEPTLPPYEANVLTGEPKGADYPEGQRITSVMVNNIVAARPQRGLSKADILFEIKVEGGITRFMPVFTDYKTIGEIGPVRSGRDQFFRLILPWQALYIHEGQSVVMQQYAIDFSYGNLNNNDGANGYRDYGRVNWAGKSYNNGTLALEHTMYTNSDNIQEYIDNNKVDMNKTYNSTFFNFVDYRLGTTRDLSNSIDSAYSDKYGPVVGDGEYVEIVHSQSYKTRFIYDSASNTYKMQQNYSDGQWRDTVDEAADNKVLTFPNVIVLYTDIHTYPGHEAKDLQYAEYAWGGIGYYCYGGKCEKIYWQKGTPLEALRLYYLTEDGQCSDTPVEINTGKSYVAVTDVDFAGNFVHSKLDGVDLSSATTVTYERSYVEDDAKAGDTLGMSTDDLTNNATGAGEAEDTTSGESNTEDTTGSEETTGDTTGGEEHVEPSADGEETPAE; encoded by the coding sequence ATGAAACGCAAGCTCTTAGTCCTGACGGCGCTGCTGTCGCTGTGCGTGCTGCTGGCGGCCTGCAAAAAATCGGATGACACCATCTCCACCCCCGCCTCCACGGCAACATCCTCTGCCGGGCCGGAGGCTACCCCGGAGCCGACCCTGCCGCCCTACGAAGCCAACGTGCTGACCGGCGAGCCCAAGGGTGCTGATTACCCCGAAGGCCAGCGCATCACCTCCGTGATGGTCAACAACATCGTGGCAGCCCGCCCCCAGCGCGGCCTGTCCAAGGCGGACATCCTCTTCGAGATCAAGGTCGAGGGCGGCATCACCCGCTTTATGCCTGTGTTCACCGACTACAAGACCATCGGTGAGATCGGCCCTGTCCGCTCCGGCCGTGACCAGTTCTTCCGCCTCATCCTGCCCTGGCAGGCCCTGTATATCCACGAGGGCCAGTCCGTTGTCATGCAGCAGTATGCCATCGACTTCAGCTACGGCAACCTGAACAACAACGACGGCGCCAACGGCTACCGCGACTACGGCCGCGTCAACTGGGCCGGCAAGAGCTACAACAACGGCACCCTGGCGCTGGAGCACACGATGTACACCAACTCCGACAACATCCAGGAGTACATCGACAACAACAAGGTGGACATGAACAAGACCTACAACTCCACCTTCTTCAACTTTGTGGACTACCGCCTGGGCACCACCCGCGACCTGTCCAACAGCATCGACAGCGCTTACAGCGATAAGTACGGCCCCGTGGTCGGTGACGGCGAGTATGTCGAGATCGTCCACAGCCAGTCCTACAAGACCCGCTTCATCTATGATTCTGCTTCCAACACCTACAAGATGCAGCAGAACTACTCCGACGGCCAGTGGCGCGATACCGTGGATGAAGCCGCCGATAACAAGGTGCTGACCTTCCCCAACGTCATCGTGCTGTACACCGACATCCACACCTACCCCGGCCACGAGGCCAAGGACCTGCAGTATGCGGAGTACGCCTGGGGCGGCATCGGCTACTACTGCTACGGCGGCAAGTGCGAGAAGATCTACTGGCAGAAGGGCACCCCGCTGGAGGCCCTGCGCCTGTACTACCTGACCGAGGACGGCCAGTGCAGCGACACCCCTGTGGAGATCAACACCGGCAAGAGCTACGTGGCCGTGACCGATGTGGACTTTGCCGGCAACTTCGTGCACAGCAAGCTGGACGGCGTTGACCTGAGCAGCGCCACCACCGTGACCTACGAGCGCAGCTATGTGGAGGATGACGCCAAGGCCGGCGACACCCTGGGCATGTCCACCGACGACCTGACCAACAACGCCACCGGCGCCGGCGAGGCCGAGGACACCACCTCCGGCGAGAGCAACACCGAGGACACCACCGGCAGCGAAGAAACCACCGGGGATACCACCGGCGGCGAGGAGCACGTTGAGCCTTCCGCCGACGGCGAAGAGACCCCTGCCGAATAA
- a CDS encoding glutamine synthetase III has translation MAATVMELYGSKVFNEHEMRERLPSSTYKSLKATIEKGQPLDLEVANVVASVMKRWAIEQGATHYTHWFQPLTGITSEKHDGFVSPQPDGTAIMEFSGKELIKGEPDASSFPSGGLRATAEARGYTAWDPTSYAFVKDDTLCIPTAFCSYTGEALDKKTPLLRSMQAISDQACQVLHLFGKDVPRVATTVGPEQEYFLIKKEDYDKRLDLVLTGRTLFGSAPSKGQELEEHYFGTIRPIVSEFMKDLDQELWKLGVPAKTKHNEVAPCQHELAPIYDTTNVAIDHNLLTMEMMKKIASKHGLVCLQHEKPFEGVNGSGKHNNWSISTKSENLLDPGDTPMENLQFMVFLSAVIKAVDEYADLLRTSVATPGNDHRLGANEAPPAIISIFVGEELEAVIDAVCTDSPYAGPVKMKMDLGVDVLPKFSKDTTDRNRTSPFAFTGNKFEFRMPGSAENLSDANTILNTAVAKALKEFVAETSGAADFECAAAAWVKKTLNAHRRVIFNGNGYSEAWEAEAERRGLPNRKCTPDAMIALKDEKNIELMEEFGVLTKTEMLSRYEVEMEHYSKILNIEARTMLKIANKQLIPAASAYMGELASSAAAKAAAVEGISTKAESKVLVALSKYTDEMSDAADDLKAVTDKVSDMDNEAAKAHAFHDEVIPAMDRLRAAADQAEELVDEDFWPLPCYSRMLFYTE, from the coding sequence ATGGCAGCAACCGTTATGGAACTTTACGGCAGCAAAGTTTTCAACGAGCATGAGATGCGTGAGCGTCTGCCCAGCTCTACCTACAAAAGCCTGAAGGCGACGATCGAGAAGGGCCAGCCCCTCGACCTGGAGGTCGCCAACGTCGTGGCCAGCGTGATGAAGCGCTGGGCGATCGAGCAGGGCGCCACCCATTACACCCACTGGTTCCAGCCGTTGACCGGCATCACCAGTGAGAAACACGACGGCTTTGTCAGCCCCCAGCCGGATGGCACCGCCATCATGGAGTTCTCCGGTAAGGAGCTCATCAAGGGCGAGCCGGATGCTTCCTCCTTCCCCTCCGGCGGCCTGCGCGCCACCGCTGAGGCCCGCGGCTACACCGCCTGGGACCCCACCAGCTACGCTTTCGTAAAGGACGACACGCTGTGCATCCCCACCGCGTTCTGCTCCTACACCGGCGAGGCACTGGACAAGAAGACCCCGCTGCTGCGCTCGATGCAGGCCATCTCCGACCAGGCCTGCCAGGTGCTGCATCTGTTCGGCAAGGACGTGCCCCGCGTGGCTACCACCGTCGGCCCCGAGCAGGAGTACTTCCTCATCAAGAAAGAGGACTACGACAAGCGCCTTGACCTGGTGCTGACCGGCCGCACGCTGTTCGGCTCTGCCCCGTCCAAGGGCCAGGAGCTGGAGGAGCACTACTTCGGCACCATCCGCCCCATCGTTTCCGAGTTCATGAAGGACCTGGACCAGGAGCTGTGGAAGCTGGGCGTGCCCGCCAAGACCAAGCACAACGAGGTCGCCCCCTGCCAGCATGAGCTGGCCCCCATCTACGACACCACCAATGTCGCCATCGACCACAACCTGCTGACGATGGAGATGATGAAGAAGATCGCCAGCAAGCACGGCCTGGTCTGCCTGCAGCACGAGAAGCCTTTTGAGGGCGTGAACGGCAGCGGCAAGCACAACAACTGGTCCATCAGCACCAAGAGCGAGAACCTGCTGGACCCCGGCGATACCCCGATGGAGAACCTGCAGTTCATGGTGTTCCTGTCCGCCGTTATCAAGGCGGTTGACGAGTACGCCGACCTGCTGCGCACCTCCGTCGCCACCCCGGGCAACGACCACCGCCTGGGCGCCAACGAGGCACCCCCGGCCATCATTTCCATCTTCGTGGGCGAGGAGCTGGAGGCTGTCATCGACGCCGTCTGCACCGATTCTCCCTACGCCGGTCCCGTCAAGATGAAGATGGACCTGGGCGTCGACGTCCTGCCCAAGTTCAGCAAGGACACCACCGACCGCAACCGTACCTCCCCCTTCGCCTTCACCGGCAACAAGTTTGAGTTCCGTATGCCCGGCTCGGCCGAGAACCTGTCCGACGCCAACACCATCCTGAACACCGCCGTTGCCAAGGCGCTGAAGGAGTTCGTGGCCGAGACTTCCGGCGCTGCCGACTTTGAGTGCGCAGCCGCTGCCTGGGTCAAGAAGACGCTGAACGCCCACCGCCGTGTGATCTTCAACGGCAACGGCTACAGCGAAGCCTGGGAAGCCGAGGCCGAGCGCCGCGGCCTGCCCAACCGCAAGTGCACCCCGGACGCCATGATCGCCCTGAAGGACGAGAAGAACATCGAACTGATGGAGGAATTCGGCGTCCTGACCAAGACCGAGATGCTCAGCCGCTACGAGGTTGAGATGGAGCACTACTCCAAGATCCTCAACATCGAGGCCCGCACCATGCTGAAGATCGCCAACAAGCAGCTGATCCCCGCCGCTTCCGCCTACATGGGCGAGCTGGCCAGCTCTGCCGCCGCCAAGGCCGCCGCTGTGGAGGGCATCTCCACCAAGGCCGAGAGCAAGGTGCTGGTCGCGCTTAGCAAATACACCGATGAGATGTCCGATGCCGCCGACGACCTGAAGGCCGTGACCGACAAGGTCAGCGACATGGACAACGAAGCCGCCAAGGCCCACGCCTTCCACGACGAGGTCATCCCCGCCATGGACCGTCTGCGTGCCGCCGCCGACCAGGCCGAAGAACTGGTCGACGAGGACTTCTGGCCGCTGCCGTGCTACTCTCGTATGTTGTTTTATACCGAGTAA
- a CDS encoding glutamine synthetase family protein → MKRTAQDILNFVEDNDVKFVKLTFCDIFGNQKNVSLFASELPRAFEQGISFDGSSIAGFMNIEESDLILWPDPDTATVLPWRPAEGRVMRMYCDITLPDGKPFEGNCRGYLQSVVKRARAMGLTVNVGCECEFYLFETDENGNPTHIPLDHGGYFDIPPLDKGENLRRDICLSIEEMGLQPEHSHHESGPGQNEVCFRYAPALKSADNLNTFKSAVKAIAARNGLYASFMPKPLHDQSGNGLHVNMSLVRDGKNLFEGDLTPDSEAGYFVAGILAHARELTAFCNPVPNSYARLGANEAPLYVSWSRQNRSQLVRLPSASGDLCRVELRGPDPAGNPYLVIGLILAAGLDGIANKLPLPEPVNRNLFHPSAAVGLESLPHSLREAITVAAQSDFIAAELPLALQNKYFEYQTQLCHGYENAPDPAVWERTHGFLVI, encoded by the coding sequence ATGAAACGTACCGCACAAGACATCCTCAATTTTGTCGAGGATAACGACGTCAAGTTCGTCAAGCTGACGTTCTGCGACATCTTCGGCAACCAGAAAAACGTCTCGCTGTTTGCCAGCGAGCTGCCCCGCGCGTTCGAGCAGGGCATCAGCTTCGACGGCTCGTCCATCGCCGGGTTCATGAACATCGAGGAGAGCGACCTCATCCTCTGGCCCGACCCGGACACCGCCACCGTGCTGCCCTGGCGCCCCGCCGAGGGCCGCGTCATGCGCATGTACTGCGACATCACCCTGCCCGACGGCAAGCCCTTTGAGGGCAACTGCCGTGGCTACCTGCAAAGCGTGGTCAAGCGCGCCCGCGCCATGGGCCTGACCGTCAACGTGGGCTGCGAGTGCGAGTTTTATCTGTTCGAGACGGACGAAAACGGCAATCCTACGCATATTCCGCTGGACCACGGCGGCTATTTTGACATCCCGCCGCTGGACAAGGGCGAGAACCTGCGCCGCGACATCTGCCTGTCCATCGAGGAGATGGGCCTGCAGCCCGAGCACAGCCACCACGAAAGCGGTCCGGGCCAGAACGAGGTCTGCTTCCGCTATGCCCCGGCGCTGAAATCCGCCGATAATTTAAACACTTTTAAAAGTGCTGTCAAAGCCATTGCCGCCCGCAACGGCCTGTATGCCAGCTTTATGCCAAAGCCCCTGCACGACCAGAGCGGCAACGGCCTGCATGTAAATATGTCTCTTGTCCGGGACGGCAAAAACCTGTTTGAGGGCGACCTAACCCCCGACAGCGAGGCCGGGTATTTCGTGGCGGGCATCCTGGCCCACGCCCGGGAGCTGACAGCTTTCTGCAATCCGGTGCCCAATTCCTACGCCCGGCTGGGCGCCAACGAAGCCCCGCTGTATGTGAGCTGGAGCCGCCAGAACCGCAGCCAGCTGGTGCGCCTGCCCAGCGCCAGCGGCGACCTGTGCCGTGTGGAGCTGCGCGGGCCTGACCCTGCCGGCAACCCCTATCTCGTTATAGGGTTGATTTTGGCTGCCGGGTTGGACGGCATTGCGAACAAACTGCCCCTGCCGGAGCCGGTGAACCGCAACCTGTTCCACCCCAGCGCAGCCGTTGGTTTGGAGAGCCTGCCCCACAGTTTGCGGGAGGCCATCACCGTGGCGGCCCAGAGCGACTTTATCGCCGCCGAGCTGCCGCTGGCCCTGCAGAACAAATATTTTGAGTACCAGACCCAGCTTTGCCACGGCTACGAGAACGCCCCCGACCCCGCCGTTTGGGAACGCACCCATGGATTTTTGGTGATTTGA
- a CDS encoding ANTAR domain-containing protein has protein sequence MPRALIVSAGNNANEYLARHMADLGYTRPAMVASGGEARRQMDAKDFEVIVINTPLPDEFGHELGTDAVTKTDAGVILLTKTATADQIADKLQEFGVLVLGKPFTGAQFRQAVQLAASNYKRLAVLRAENAKLLDKIAQLRLVDRAKCYLIEKKHYTETEAHRLIEKMAMDTRRPRGEIAQEILEEDDEE, from the coding sequence ATGCCACGAGCGCTGATCGTATCAGCGGGCAACAATGCTAACGAATACCTGGCCCGGCACATGGCTGATTTGGGCTACACCCGCCCCGCGATGGTTGCCAGCGGCGGCGAGGCGCGCCGCCAGATGGACGCCAAGGACTTTGAGGTCATCGTCATCAACACGCCATTGCCGGATGAGTTCGGCCATGAGCTGGGCACCGATGCCGTGACCAAGACCGACGCGGGCGTCATCCTGCTGACCAAGACCGCCACCGCCGACCAGATCGCCGACAAATTGCAGGAGTTCGGCGTGCTGGTGCTGGGTAAACCGTTCACCGGGGCGCAGTTCCGGCAGGCCGTGCAGCTGGCCGCCAGCAACTACAAGCGCCTGGCTGTGCTGCGGGCCGAAAACGCCAAGCTGCTGGATAAGATCGCGCAGCTGCGCCTGGTGGACCGTGCCAAGTGCTACCTGATTGAGAAAAAGCACTACACCGAGACCGAGGCCCATCGTCTGATCGAAAAAATGGCCATGGACACCCGCCGCCCCCGCGGCGAGATCGCCCAGGAAATTTTGGAAGAGGACGACGAGGAATAA
- the pulA gene encoding type I pullulanase — translation MNWQQACELPYYNGTDLGANYTPAATTFKLWAPTAAAVTVELFATGTDAEPNAHHLGAHHLQWERDGVWSLTLSGDWKNTYYLYHLQFHDGRTADAVDPYARTAGANGQRAMVLDLDAAAPEGWAEDKRPVIPPHARSVWEVHVADFSADEHSGVPAEYRGKFMGFVPGDTTLDGDGMHPTCLNYLKDLGVSHVQLQPIFDYETVDESRPDGGYNWGYDPQNYNVPEGSFATDPFHGEVRVRECRAMVAALHRAGLGVVMDVVYNHTYHSDSNLERTVPGYWNRRWPNDQMTNGSGCGCDLASERPMVRKYIVDSILYWAQTYHIDGFRFDLMALEDAGTMNAIRAALDALPGGQDILLYGEPWQGGSTNFEGGARPADKRALDVLSDRIGFFCDDTRDSIKGNVFDAGNAGYVNGALQHGYEVLHSIGAWRGGQHGYWPRQAGQVVQYISAHDNLTLWDKLAAVGRRRDYDAPDAELLAQNRLAAGIYLTCQGLPFMQAGEEWGRTKHGDHNSYKGPLETNKLDWTRAHRPEFAALTAFYRGMLAIRRTCARIAGAYGEPQPFVLALQGWLIGFIPESPDPKDVVVVYYNPERTHQWVSLPIGSWRKLADGVHAGTNPFGPIYRDAMELPPVSVTVLRLEQ, via the coding sequence ATGAATTGGCAGCAAGCCTGCGAACTGCCTTACTATAACGGCACCGACCTGGGTGCCAACTACACGCCTGCGGCTACCACCTTTAAGCTGTGGGCCCCCACGGCGGCGGCCGTCACGGTGGAGCTGTTTGCCACCGGCACCGACGCCGAGCCAAACGCCCACCACCTGGGCGCACATCATTTGCAGTGGGAGCGGGACGGCGTGTGGAGCCTGACGCTTTCCGGCGACTGGAAAAACACCTACTACCTCTACCACCTGCAATTCCACGACGGCCGCACCGCCGATGCCGTTGACCCCTACGCCCGCACGGCCGGGGCCAACGGGCAGCGCGCCATGGTGCTGGACCTGGACGCCGCAGCCCCCGAGGGCTGGGCCGAGGACAAGCGCCCGGTCATCCCGCCCCACGCCCGCAGCGTGTGGGAGGTACACGTGGCGGACTTTTCCGCCGACGAACACAGCGGTGTGCCCGCCGAATACCGCGGCAAATTCATGGGCTTCGTACCCGGGGACACCACGCTGGACGGCGACGGCATGCACCCCACCTGCCTGAACTACCTGAAAGATCTGGGCGTCAGCCACGTGCAGCTGCAGCCCATTTTCGACTACGAGACCGTGGACGAATCCCGCCCCGACGGCGGCTACAACTGGGGCTACGACCCCCAAAACTACAATGTGCCCGAGGGCAGCTTCGCCACCGACCCGTTCCACGGCGAGGTGCGCGTGCGGGAGTGCCGCGCCATGGTGGCCGCGCTGCACCGCGCCGGGCTGGGCGTGGTGATGGACGTGGTGTACAACCACACCTACCACAGCGACAGCAACCTGGAGCGCACCGTGCCCGGTTACTGGAACCGCCGCTGGCCCAACGACCAGATGACCAACGGTTCCGGCTGCGGCTGCGACCTGGCCAGCGAGCGGCCCATGGTGCGGAAATACATCGTGGATTCGATACTTTATTGGGCGCAGACCTACCACATCGACGGCTTCCGCTTTGATTTGATGGCGCTGGAAGACGCCGGCACGATGAACGCCATCCGCGCCGCGCTGGATGCTTTGCCCGGCGGGCAGGACATCTTGCTTTACGGCGAGCCGTGGCAGGGCGGCAGTACCAACTTTGAGGGCGGCGCCCGCCCGGCGGACAAGCGCGCCCTGGACGTGCTGAGCGACCGCATCGGCTTTTTCTGCGATGACACGCGGGATTCCATCAAGGGCAATGTCTTTGACGCGGGCAACGCCGGCTACGTGAACGGCGCACTCCAACACGGTTACGAGGTGCTGCACAGCATCGGCGCGTGGCGCGGCGGCCAGCACGGCTACTGGCCCCGCCAGGCCGGGCAGGTGGTGCAGTACATCTCCGCCCACGACAACCTGACCCTGTGGGACAAGCTGGCGGCGGTGGGCCGCCGCAGGGACTACGACGCCCCCGATGCCGAGCTGCTGGCGCAGAACCGTCTGGCGGCGGGCATCTACCTGACCTGCCAGGGCCTGCCCTTTATGCAGGCGGGCGAGGAGTGGGGCCGCACCAAGCACGGCGACCACAACAGCTACAAAGGCCCGCTGGAGACCAACAAGCTGGACTGGACGCGGGCGCACCGCCCGGAATTTGCCGCATTAACGGCATTTTATCGCGGTATGCTGGCCATCCGCCGCACCTGCGCCCGCATTGCCGGGGCCTACGGCGAGCCGCAGCCCTTTGTGCTGGCACTGCAGGGGTGGCTCATCGGGTTCATCCCCGAAAGCCCCGACCCCAAGGATGTGGTGGTCGTCTACTACAACCCCGAGCGCACCCACCAGTGGGTCAGCCTGCCCATCGGCAGCTGGCGCAAGCTGGCCGACGGCGTGCACGCCGGTACGAACCCCTTTGGCCCGATCTATCGCGATGCCATGGAGCTGCCGCCGGTGAGCGTGACGGTGCTGAGGCTGGAACAGTGA
- a CDS encoding AAA family ATPase has translation MEENQTVPAMIPEGDFAAFLEGEKVETLLSPLGYAYCAEGQDADIRVKRLERLEVTARQRGATPAQMEDWHMLRNRELDVEWMLNRDSVRNKARWVALQGSPLQTIASVQPREAEYLAEPYLPRGMITILAGHAGQGKTTLALWLASHVSNGDLMPGGKPGNVYYFTTENDESIVLRPRLEAMDARLDRVMVMRSDARQLTLTDPRLFEMHKIFDGKPDLIVFDPVQSYVGKKLDMNRTDDVRFMMDNLNKLLHATNAAVVLICHTKKAPMGFNGRPCELINGSSDFVNAARSVCFLGRDPARPDVCVVAQEKNSLGLPGASLAFTIGEDGAVHWSDEECELTAAQILTYSNEKRQHAARPSERAQAVMRRMLMENKTMQSSDVLAACEKQGISRATVYRARKGLPIQEERSGREKYWSLSDASQMSQPPVQGKAET, from the coding sequence ATGGAAGAAAACCAAACTGTCCCGGCAATGATTCCCGAGGGGGATTTTGCGGCGTTTCTGGAGGGGGAGAAGGTGGAGACGCTGTTGTCGCCGCTGGGGTATGCCTATTGCGCCGAGGGCCAGGACGCCGACATCCGCGTGAAACGCCTGGAGCGCCTGGAAGTCACGGCCCGTCAGCGCGGCGCGACGCCGGCGCAGATGGAGGACTGGCACATGCTGCGAAACCGCGAGTTGGACGTCGAGTGGATGCTCAACCGCGACTCGGTGCGCAACAAGGCGCGCTGGGTGGCACTGCAGGGCAGCCCGCTGCAAACCATCGCCAGCGTGCAGCCCCGCGAGGCCGAGTATCTCGCGGAACCCTACCTGCCCCGCGGCATGATCACCATTCTGGCCGGGCACGCGGGCCAGGGCAAAACCACGCTGGCACTCTGGCTGGCCAGTCACGTGTCCAACGGCGACCTGATGCCCGGCGGCAAGCCCGGCAACGTCTACTATTTCACTACCGAAAACGACGAAAGCATCGTGCTGCGCCCCCGCCTAGAAGCCATGGACGCCCGGCTGGACAGGGTCATGGTCATGCGGTCCGATGCCCGCCAGCTGACCCTGACCGACCCGCGGCTGTTTGAGATGCACAAAATTTTCGATGGCAAGCCGGACCTCATCGTATTTGACCCTGTGCAAAGCTACGTGGGCAAAAAGCTGGACATGAACCGTACCGACGATGTGCGCTTCATGATGGATAACCTGAACAAGCTGCTGCACGCCACCAACGCCGCCGTGGTGCTGATTTGCCACACCAAAAAAGCCCCGATGGGCTTTAACGGGCGGCCCTGCGAGCTGATCAACGGCTCCAGCGATTTCGTCAACGCGGCCCGCAGCGTCTGCTTTTTGGGGCGCGACCCCGCCCGGCCGGACGTCTGCGTGGTAGCCCAGGAGAAGAACTCGCTGGGGCTGCCGGGGGCCAGCCTGGCTTTTACCATCGGTGAGGACGGCGCGGTGCATTGGAGCGACGAGGAATGTGAGCTGACCGCCGCGCAGATTTTGACCTACAGCAACGAAAAGCGCCAGCACGCCGCCCGCCCCAGCGAGCGGGCCCAGGCGGTGATGCGCCGGATGCTGATGGAGAACAAAACGATGCAAAGCAGCGATGTGCTGGCGGCCTGTGAGAAACAGGGGATCAGCCGCGCAACGGTCTACCGTGCGCGCAAGGGCCTGCCGATACAGGAAGAACGCAGCGGCAGGGAAAAATATTGGAGCCTGTCCGATGCGTCTCAAATGTCTCAACCCCCGGTGCAGGGGAAAGCTGAGACATGA